The following are encoded in a window of Paramormyrops kingsleyae isolate MSU_618 chromosome 12, PKINGS_0.4, whole genome shotgun sequence genomic DNA:
- the nat8l gene encoding N-acetylaspartate synthetase isoform X1 has product MHCSPPKMVCETKIVADEHDTIPGTKKDSIILSSSQIWTSSSPSPNTVEGKDVKSDTVFIREFQRSDHVEVRRIFCEGIMERIPNTAFRGLKHQTQTQFLYAFLTLMCFLVTKSFTLTCGVPFILLGARYYFSRKVILAYLDCVLHTDMADIEEYYIKPTGSSFWVAVLDGSVVGMVAAQGREEDNTVELRRMSVDSRFRGKGIAKALGRRVLEFAVHNSYSAVVLGTTAVKPAAHKLYESLGFRHAGESEEHTLPGMSHSLLERMFFQIRYHRYRLQLREE; this is encoded by the exons ATGCATTGTTCGCCTCCAAAAATGGTTTGCGAGACAAAAATTGTAGCCGATGAACATGACACCATACCTGGGACCAAAAAAGATTCAATTATTCTTTCCTCTTCTCAAATATGGACTTCTTCGTCGCCATCCCCAAACACAGTAGAGGGGAAAGATGTGAAAAGTGATACAGTATTCATCCGTGAATTTCAGCGCTCGGACCATGTGGAGGTCCGTCGCATCTTCTGTGAAGGGATAATGGAGCGAATCCCCAATACAGCATTTCGGGGGCTTAAACATCAAACTCAAACGCAATTCCTGTATGCTTTTCTGACAC TAATGTGCTTTCTTGTGACCAAATCCTTCACGCTGACCTGCGGCGTGCCGTTCATTCTATTGGGTGCGCGGTATTACTTCAGTAGGAAAGTTATCCTCGCCTATCTCGATTGCGTTCTTCACACGGACATGGCTGACATCGAAGAGTATTACATAAAACCCACAG GCTCCAGCTTCTGGGTGGCGGTGCTGGATGGCAGCGTGGTGGGAATGGTGGCGGCGCAGGGCCGGGAGGAGGACAACACGGTGGAGCTGCGTCGCATGTCGGTGGACTCGCGCTTCCGAGGGAAGGGCATCGCCAAGGCACTGGGCCGCCGCGTGCTGGAGTTCGCCGTGCACAACAGCTACTCGGCCGTGGTACTGGGCACGACCGCCGTGAAGCCGGCCGCCCACAAGCTGTACGAGTCGCTGGGCTTCCGGCACGCCGGCGAGAGCGAGGAGCACACGCTGCCCGGCATGAGCCACTCGCTGCTGGAGAGGATGTTCTTCCAGATCCGCTACCATCGCTACCGGCTGCAGCTGCGTGAGGAGTAG
- the nat8l gene encoding N-acetylaspartate synthetase isoform X2 yields MCFLVTKSFTLTCGVPFILLGARYYFSRKVILAYLDCVLHTDMADIEEYYIKPTGSSFWVAVLDGSVVGMVAAQGREEDNTVELRRMSVDSRFRGKGIAKALGRRVLEFAVHNSYSAVVLGTTAVKPAAHKLYESLGFRHAGESEEHTLPGMSHSLLERMFFQIRYHRYRLQLREE; encoded by the exons ATGTGCTTTCTTGTGACCAAATCCTTCACGCTGACCTGCGGCGTGCCGTTCATTCTATTGGGTGCGCGGTATTACTTCAGTAGGAAAGTTATCCTCGCCTATCTCGATTGCGTTCTTCACACGGACATGGCTGACATCGAAGAGTATTACATAAAACCCACAG GCTCCAGCTTCTGGGTGGCGGTGCTGGATGGCAGCGTGGTGGGAATGGTGGCGGCGCAGGGCCGGGAGGAGGACAACACGGTGGAGCTGCGTCGCATGTCGGTGGACTCGCGCTTCCGAGGGAAGGGCATCGCCAAGGCACTGGGCCGCCGCGTGCTGGAGTTCGCCGTGCACAACAGCTACTCGGCCGTGGTACTGGGCACGACCGCCGTGAAGCCGGCCGCCCACAAGCTGTACGAGTCGCTGGGCTTCCGGCACGCCGGCGAGAGCGAGGAGCACACGCTGCCCGGCATGAGCCACTCGCTGCTGGAGAGGATGTTCTTCCAGATCCGCTACCATCGCTACCGGCTGCAGCTGCGTGAGGAGTAG